One Solea senegalensis isolate Sse05_10M linkage group LG3, IFAPA_SoseM_1, whole genome shotgun sequence genomic window carries:
- the LOC122766198 gene encoding extracellular calcium-sensing receptor-like — MRILLNKLLLLMFSCFCSAVSSSSCQLHKQFNLNGMHKTGDVILGGLFAINFFSADPDLTFTSELQLPTCYGFDIIGFRQAQTMAFAVDEINRNSNLLPNVTLGYSLYDNCIQLGIGFRAALTLVSGQEEQVTLEENCVGTPPVLGIVGDSSSTRSIAIAAVLGLYRVPLVSHFATCSCLSDRQKFPSFFRTIPSDAFQVNAMIQILKHFGWTWAGLIISDDDYGVHAARSFHSDLGPAGGGCVAYTEILPWGDNPAELRRIVDVIRKSTARVVIVFANKSRVINLMKEVVRQKVRGLQWIASEAWTSVDVLQTPHFMPYLGGTLGIAIRRGEIPGLRDFLLQIHPDLHHNKTDENNMVNQFWEHTFQCRFAPPPAGWVEAGEELCTGQEVIENVENELFDVSDLRPEYNVYKAVYALAYALDDMLQCEPGRGPFSNNTCAHLQRLEPWQLVHYLGKVNFSTTFGDEVSFDENGDALPIYDIMNWVWLPDRSTKVQNVGEVKRSAFKGEELTLDEDNIFWNFQSKQPPRSVCSESCPPGTRMATKKGEPECCFDCVPCSEGKISNTTDSMECTSCPEDFWSSLQRDHCVPKKTEFLSYHEPLGICLTITSLLGTFICAVVLGIFIHHRSTPIVRANNSELSFLLVVSLKFCFLCSLLFIGRPRLWTCQLRHAAFGVSFVLCVSCILVKTMVVLAVFRASKPGGESSLKWFGAMQQRGTVLVLTSIQAAICTVWLVSASPVPHKNTQYHSDKIVYECIVGSTVGFAVLLGYIGLLAVLSFLLAFLARNLPDSFNEAKLITFSMLIFCAVWVAFIPAYINSPGKYADAVEVFAILASSFGLLVALFGPKCFIILVRPERNTKKAIMGRGTTT; from the exons ATGAGGATATTATTAAACAAGTTGCTCTTGCTAATGTTCTCCTGCTTTTgttctgctgtgtcctcctcctcttgtcagttacacAAACAGTTTAatctaaatgggatgcacaaaactggagatgtgattctaggtggactTTTTGCAATCAACTTCTTTTCTGCTGATCCTGACCTCACTTTTACTTCAGAGTTACAGCTGCCTacctgctatgg ttttgatattataggattcagacaggctcagaccatggcctttgctgttgatgagatcaacagaaactccaacctgctgcctaatgtgactctgggatacagtctgtatgataactgcatccaactaggaattggatttcgggcagcactgaccttagtcagtggtcaagaagagcaagttacattagaggagaactgtgtaggaactcctccagtcctagggattgtgggtgattcttCCTCCACACGTTCTATTGCCATAGCCGCAGTCTTgggtttgtacagagtgcctctg gtgagtcattttgccacatgttcctgcctgagtgacagacaaaagttcccatctttctttaggacgatccccagtgatgcttttcag gtaaatgctatgattcagattctaaaacactttggttggacttgggcaggtctgatCATAAGTGATGAcgattatggagtccacgctgcccgatcctttcactctgatctgggtccagctggtggaggttgtgtggcttacacagagattttgccctggggtgacAACCCTGCTGAAttaaggagaatagtggatgtgataaggaaatctacagctcgagtggtgattgtttTTGCAAATAAGAGTCGCGTgattaacctcatgaaagag GTGGTCAGGCAGAAGGTGAgaggcctgcagtggattgccagtgaagcctggacatcagttgatgtgctccagactccCCACTTCATGCcatacctgggtggaacactagGCATtgccatccgtcgaggagaaataccaggactcagggacttcctgttacaaatacatCCAGACCTACATCACAACAAGACAGATGAAAATAACATG gtgaatcagttttgggaacacacatttcagtgtagatttgcaccacctccagcaggttgggtggaagctggagaagaattatgcactggacaggaagttatagagaatgtggagaatgagTTATTTGACGTTTCAGACCTCaggccagagtataatgtgtataaggctgtgtacgctctggcatatgctcttgatgacatgctgcagtgtgagccagggagaggacctttcagcaacaacacctgtgctcatttacaaagactggagccatggcag CTTGTGCATTATTTGGGAAAAGTCAACTTCTCCACCACATTTGGTGatgaagtgtcatttgatgaaaatggtgatgccttaccaatatatgacatcatgaactgggtgtggctccctgacaGAAGTACTAAAGTCCAGAATGttggtgaggttaagaggtcagccttcaaaggtgaagaactcacactggatgaagacaataTCTTCTGGAACTTTCAATCTAAACAG cctcctcggtcagtgtgcagtgagagttgtcctccaggtacccgcatggccacaaagaagggggaacctgagtgttgttttgactgtgtcccttgttctgagggaaagatcagcaatacgaCTG actccatggagtgcaccagttgtccagaagatttctggtccagcctccagcgtgaccactgtgtccCTAAAAAAActgagttcctctcctaccatgagcctctgggtatctgcttgacaatcACCTCACTGTTGGGAACATTTATCTGTgctgttgttctgggcatcttcatccatcatcgcagcacacctatagttcgtgccaacaattcagaacttaGTTTTCTTCTTGTGGTGTCGCTCAAAttctgtttcttgtgttcattgctcttcattggacgacccagattatggacttgccaactaagacatgcagcatttggcgtcagctttgtgctttgtgtctcatgtattctggtgaaaaccatggtggttctggctgtgttcagggcctccaaaccaggaggtgagtccagtctcaagtggtttggtgctatgcagcagagagggacagttctggttctgacttctattcaagcagcaatctgcactgtctggcttgtctctgcttcaccagtgcctcacaaaaacacccagtatcacagtgacaagatagtttatgagtgtatAGTTGgttccacagttggttttgcagttttacttggttatattggtttactggctgtccttagttttttgttagcttttctagcaaggaatcttccagacagtttcaatgaggccaaactcatcactttcagcatgctgatcttctgtgcagtgtgggtggcctttatccctgcttacatcaactctccaggcaaatatgcagatgcagttgagGTTTTTGCCATCCtagcctccagttttggcctcttggtggcactgtttggacccaaatgttttATAATCCTTGTGAGaccagaaagaaacacaaagaaagccatcatgggtcgtgGGACCACAACATAA
- the LOC122767066 gene encoding extracellular calcium-sensing receptor-like, which produces MRIFFDSKLLLLMFSCFYSAVSSSLSFSSCQLQEQFNLNGMHKTGDVIIGGLFAINFFSADPDLTFTSESQLPTCYGFNIIGFRQAQTMAFAIDEINRNSNLLPNVTLGYSLYDNCVQLGIGFRAALTLVSGQEEQVTLEESCVGIPPVLGIVGDTTSSNSIAISTVLGLYRVPLVSYFATCSCLSDRQKFPSFFRTIPSDAFQVNAMIQILKHFGWTWAGLLISDDDYGVHAARSFHSDLGPAGGGCLAYTEILPWGDNPAELKRIVDVMRKSTARVVIVFANKSHMMNLMKEVVRQNVTGLQWMASEAWSSLDVLQTPHFMTYLGGTLGISIRRGEIAGLRDYLSQIRPDLHQSRKDGNSMVRVLWEHTFQCRFAPPPAGWVEAGGKLCTGQEVIEDVENELVDVSDLRSEYNVYKAVYALAYALDEMLQCEPGRGPFSNNTCAHLQRLEPWQLVYYLEKVTFTTTFGDQVSFDENGDALPVYDVMNWVWLPDGRTKVHRVGEVKRSAFKGEELTLDEDKIFWNFESKQPPRSVCSESCPSGTRMARKKGEPDCCFDCVPCSEGKISNTTDSMECTSCPEDFWSSPQRDHCVPKKIEFLSYHEPLGICLTITSLLGTFICVVVLGIFIHHHSTPIVRANNSELSFLLVVSLKFCFLCSLLFIGRPRLWTCQLRHAAFGISFVLCVSCILVKTMVVLAVFRASKPGGESSLKWFGAVQQRGTVLVLTSVQAAICTVWLVSASPVPQKNTQYHSDKIVYECVVGSTVGFAVLLGYIGLLAILSFLLAFLARNLPDSFNEAKLITFSMLIFCAVWVAFVPAYINSPGKYADAVEVFAILASSFGLLVALFGPKCYIILVRPERNTKKAIMGRGTTT; this is translated from the exons ATGAGGATATTCTTCGACAGCAAGTTGCTCTTGCTAATGTTCTCCTGCTTTTACTccgctgtgtcctcctctctttctttctcctcttgtcagttacaggaACAGTTTAatctaaatgggatgcacaaaactggagatgtgattatAGGTGGACTTTTTGCAATCAACTTCTTTTCTGCTGATCCTGACCTGACTTTTACCTCAGAGTCACAGCTGCCTACCTGCTATGG ttttaatattataggattcagacaggctcagaccatggcctttgctattgatgagatcaacagaaactccaacctgctgcctaatgtgactctgggatacagtctgtatgataactgcgtccaactaggaattggatttcgtgcagcactgaccttagtcagtggtcaagaagagcaagttacattagaggagagcTGTGTAGGAattcctccagtcctagggattgtgggtgataCTACCTCTTCAAATTCTATAGCCATTTCTacagtcttaggtttgtacagagtgccgCTG gtgagttattttgccacatgttcctgcttgagtgacagacaaaagtttccatctttctttaggacaatcccaagtgatgcttttcag gtgaatgctatgattcagattctaaaacactttggttggacttgggcaggtctgctcatcagtgatgatgattatggagtccacgctgcccgatcctttcactctgatctgggtccagctggtggaggttgtctggcttacacagagatctTGCCCTGGGGTGACAACCCTGCTGAACTAaagagaatagtggatgtgatgaggaaatctacagctcgagtggtgattgtgtttgcaaataAGAGTCACATGATGAACCTaatgaaagag gtggtgaggcagaatgtgacaggcctgcagtggatggccagtgaagcctggtcaTCACttgatgtgctccagactcctcacttCATGAcatacctgggtggaacactggggatatccatccgtcgaggagaaatagcAGGACTCAGGGACTACCTGTcacaaatacgtcctgacctACATCAAAGCAGAAAAGATGGAAACAGTATGGTGAGAGTT TtgtgggaacacacatttcagtgtagatttgcaccacctccagcaggttgggtggaagctggaggaaaattatgcactggacaagAAGTTATAGAGGATGTGGAGAATGAATTGGTGGATGTTTCAGACCTCAGgtcagagtataatgtgtataaggctgtgtacgctctggcatatgctcttgatgaaatgctgcagtgtgagccagggagaggacctttcagcaacaacacctgtgctcatttacaaagactggagccatggcag CTTGtgtattacttggaaaaagtcactttcaccacaacatttggtgatcaagtgtcatttgatgagaatggtgatgccttacctgtatatgacgtcatgaactgggtgtggctccctgatggaagaactaaagttcatagagtgggtgaggttaagaggtcagccttcaaaggtgaagaactcacactggatgaagacaaaatcttctggaactttgaatccaaacag cctcctcggtcagtgtgcagtgagagctgtccttcaggtacccgcatggccagaaagaagggggaacctgactgttgttttgactgcgtcccttgttctgagggaaagatcagcaatacaactg actcaaTGGaatgcaccagttgtccagaagatttctggtccagcccccagcgtgaccactgtgttcctaagaaaatagagttcctctcctaccatgagcctctgggtatctgcttgacaatcacctcactgttgggcacatttatctgtgttgttgttctgggcatcttcatccatcatcacagcacacctatagttcgtgccaacaattcagaactcagttttcttcttgtggtgtcacttaagttctgtttcttgtgttcattgctcttcattggacgaccccgattatggacttgccaacttagacatgcagcatttggcatcagctttgtgctttgtgtctcatgtatcctggtgaaaaccatggtggttctggctgtgttcagggcctccaaaccaggaggtgagtccagtctgaagtggtttggtgctgtgcagcagagagggacagttctggttctgacttctgttcaagcagcaatctgcactgtctggcttgtctctgcttcacccgtgccacaaaaaaacacccaatatcacagtgacaagatagtttatgagtgtgtagttgggtccacagttggttttgcagttttacttggttatattggtttgcTGGCCATCCTCAGttttttgttagcttttctagcaaggaatcttccagacagtttcaatgaggccaaactcatcactttcagcatgctgatcttctgtgcagtgtgggtggcctttgtccctgcttacatcaactctccaggcaaatatgcagatgctgTGGAGGTTTTTGCCATCCtagcctccagttttggcctcttggtggcgctgtttggacccaaatgttatataatcctTGTGAGAcctgaaagaaacacaaagaaagccattaTGGGCCGTGGGACTACAACGTAA
- the LOC122766204 gene encoding extracellular calcium-sensing receptor-like → MSIFFYSKLLLLMFSCFYSAVSSSLYSSSCQLQEQFNLNGMHKTGDVILGGLFAVNLFSADPDLTFTSESQLPTCYGFNIIGFRQAQTMAFAIDEINRNSNLLPNVTLGYNLYDNCVQLGIGFRAALTLVSGQEEQVTLQESCVGTPPVLGIVGDTTSSNSIAISTVLGLYRVPLVSYSATCSCLSDRQKFPSFFRTIPSDVFQVNAMIQILKHFGWTWAGLLISDDDYGVHAARSFHSDLGPVGGGCLAYTEILPWGDDPAELKRIVDVMRKSTARVVIVFANKSHMMNLMKEVVRQNVTGLQWMASEAWSSLDVLQTPHFMTYLGGTLGIAIRRGEIPGLRDFLSQIRPDLHQSSKDGNSMVRVLWEHTFQCRFAPPPAGWVEAGGKLCTGQEVIEDVENELVDVSDLRSEYNVYKAVYALAYALDDMLQCEPGRGPFSNKTCAHLQRMEPWQLVYYLEKVNFTTTFSEQVSFDENGDALPVYDIMNWVWLPDGRTKVQRVGEVKRSAFKGEELTLDEDKIFWNFESKQPPQSVCSESCPPGTRMARKKGEPECCFDCVPCSEGKISNTTDSMECTTCPEDFWSSPQRDHCVPKKTEFLSYHEPLGICLTTTSLLGTFICVVVLGIFIHHHSTPIVRANNSELSFLLVVSLKFCFLCSLLFIGRPRLWTCQLRHAAFGISFVLCVSCILVKTMVVLAVFRASKPGGESSLKWFGAMQQRATVLLLTSVQAAICTVWLVSASPVPHKNTQYHSDMVVYECVVGSIVGFAVLLGYIGLLAVLSFLLAFLARNLPDSFNEAKLITFSMLIFCAVWVAFVPAYINSPGKYADAVEVFAILASSFGLLVALFGPKCYIILVRPERNTKKAIMGRGTTI, encoded by the exons ATGAGTATATTCTTCTACAGCAAGTTGCTCTTGCTAATGTTCTCCTGCTTTTACTCCGCTGTGTcatcctctctttattcctcctcttgtcagttacaggaACAGTTTAatctaaatgggatgcacaaaactggagacGTGATTCTAGGTGGACTTTTTGCAGTCAACTTATTTTCTGCTGATCCTGACCTCACTTTTACCTCAGAGTCACAGCTGCCTacctgctatgg ttttaatattataggattcagacaggctcagaccatggcctttgctattgatgagatcaacagaaactccaacctgctgcctaatgtgactctgggatacaatctgtatgataactgcgtccaactaggaattggattccgtgcagcactgaccttagtcagtggtcaagaagagcaagttacattacaGGAGagctgtgtaggaactcctccagtcctagggattgtgggtgataCTACCTCTTCAAATTCTATAGCCATTTCTACAGTCTTAGGTTTGTAtagagtgcctctg gtgagttattctgccacatgttcctgcttgagtgacagacagaagtttccatctttctttaggacgatcccaagtgatgtttttcag gtgaatgctatgattcagattctaaaacactttggctGGACTTGGGCtggtctgctcatcagtgatgatgattatggagtccacgctgcccgatcctttcactctgatctgggtccagttggtggaggttgtctggcttacacagagatcttgccctggggtgacgaccctgctgaactaaagagaatagtggatgtgatgaggaaatctacagctcgagtggtgattgtgtttgcaaataAGAGTCACATGATGAACCTtatgaaagag gtggtgaggcagaatgtgacaggcctgcagtggatggccagtgaagcctggtcaTCACttgatgtgctccagactcctcacttCATGAcatacctgggtggaacactgggcatcgccatccgtcgaggagaaataccaggactcagggacttcctgtcacaaatacgtcctgacctacatcaaagcagcaaagatggaaacagcatggtgagAGTT Ttgtgggaacacacatttcagtgtagatttgcaccacctccagcaggttgggtggaagctggaggaaaattatgcactggacaggaagttatagaagatgtggagaatgaattggtggatgtttcagacctcaggtcagagtataatgtgtataaggctgtgtacgctctggcatatgctcttgatgacatgctgcagtgtgagccagggagaggacctttcagcaacaagacctgtgctcatttacaaagaatggagccatggcag cttgtgtattacttggaaaaagtcaacttcaccacaacatttagtgaacaagtgtcatttgatgagaatggtgatgccttacctgtatatgacatcatgaactgggtgtggctccctgatggaagaactaaagttcagagagtgggtgaggttaagaggtcagccttcaaaggtgaagaactcacactggatgaagacaaaatcttctggaactttgaatccaaacag cctcctcagtcagtgtgcagtgagagctgtcctccaggtacccgcatggccagaaagaagggggaacctgagtgttgttttgactgtgtcccttgttctgagggaaagatcagcaatacgaCTG attccatggagtgcaccacgtgtccagaagatttctggtccagcccccagcgtgaccactgtgttcctaagaaaacagagttcctctcctaccatgagcctctgggtatctgcttaacaaccacctcactgttgggcacatttatctgtgttgttgttctgggcatcttcatccatcatcacagcacacctatagttcgtgccaacaattcagaactcagttttcttctcgtggtgtcacttaagttctgtttcttgtgttcattgctcttcattggacgacccagattatggacttgccaactaagacatgcagcatttggcatcagctttgtgctttgtgtctcatgtatcctggtgaaaaccatggtggttctggctgtgttcagggcctccaaaccaggaggtgagtccagcctgaagtggtttggtgctatGCAGCAGAGAGCGACAGTTCTgcttctgacttctgttcaagcagcaatctgcactgtctggcttgtctctgcttcaccagtgcctcataaaaacacccagtatcacagtgacatggtagtttatgagtgtgtagttgggtccatagttggttttgcagttttacttggttatattggtttactggctgtccttaGTTTTTTGTTAGcatttctagcaaggaatcttccagacagtttcaatgaggccaaactcattactttcagcatgctgatattctgtgcagtgtgggtggcctttgtccctgcttacatcaactctccaggcaaatatgcagatgcagtggaggtatttgccatcctagcctccagttttggcctcttggtggcactgtttggacctaaatgttatataatcctTGTGAGaccagaaagaaacacaaagaaagccatcatgggtcgtgGGACAACAATATAA